The following is a genomic window from Sceloporus undulatus isolate JIND9_A2432 ecotype Alabama unplaced genomic scaffold, SceUnd_v1.1 scaffold_6433, whole genome shotgun sequence.
agcctggcttcatgtcagaccgaactctgattttagctagCCCTGTCATCTCATCTATCCACATCTGGTTCTCTCTGAGTCCAACAGAGTGTGTCTTTCCAgtccaaagtgtattttttatGCTTTTCAGGCTAACAGAAGCCTGAAAAGCATAGAAATACACTTTGGGGTGGAAaggcgcactctctcagcctcagagatacTGTGCTCTGAGTCCAACAGCGTGTGACTTTCCAgtccaaagtgtatttttttaGGCTTTTCAGGCTAACAGTTGTCTGAAAAGCATAGAAAGACACTTTGGATTggaaaggcacactctctcagcctcagtggctcTCTCACGTTGTAGCGGTGGTGGTGCTGCTGATATTATCAGgcctgtctgggggggggggggatttgaggTCCTGCCACACCTTAATCAACATTAATGTCACCACCTCTGGGCATTCTTGTTTTGTACCACTAGccatcatggctcagtgttacatAATCCCAACAATCTGAGCTATGAACAGACAACTGAAATATGCCCTTGTGGTTTTTGTTAGAATCATCAAAATTGAAGGCATGGCTACCAATCCCAAGAGGAGGACGAAGTTTAAGGAGCAATATACAAGAGAGTTCCCATCCATAAAGCGGGGTCGCACGGAATTCGAAGTAACATGTATTCTCTGCAAGTAAGTTCATGTTGTAAACTAAGTGGAAATGAAAATTATTAAACATTACTCCATCCCTAAATATTACTTAtgtaacatcattttttttttcattttcacagtGCTTATATTTCCATATCGCATGGTGGGAGAAATGACATCACCTCTCACCTTGCAACCACGAAGCATATGAATGCTGCTAAATGTGCTTCAGCCTCCAAGCAGTTAACATCATTTTTTGCACCAGGCAAACCTGAAGTAAAAAAGGTTGCTTTAGCAGAGGTAACATTTGCCTTCCACACTGTTAAGCATCACCAATCATACAATTCAACATCATGCACGAGCAAGTTGATGTCTGAAATTTTTGGGGACTCTGAAATAGCTAAAACCTTTTCAAGTTCAAAGACAAAAACTGAGGCGGTGGTAAACAATGTCATTTCACCTTTAATTCAGGCCGAGTTAAAGAAAAGCCTTGACAAATGTGGTTTTATTGGTGTTAGTACAGATGCTAGCAACCATAATTACCATAAAATATTCCCAGTGATTGTTCAGTACTTTGACAAAGAAGAGGGTGTTCAGTCAAAGCTTTTAGAATTAGTGGAATTGCAGAATGAAACTTCTGACACTGTTTCAGAATACCTTCACAGTGTTGTTGTACGTCAAGGAATTGATGGGAAAATTAGCTCATTTGGGGGAGACAATACAAATACCAATTTTGGAGGTTTGTCAAGGAAAGGGACAAACAATGTGTTTACCAAACTGCAATCTAAGCTGGGCAGAACAGTTGTTGAGTGTCCTGCCCATATTTTGCACAACTCCATACAAGTCGGGGTTCGCGATCTCTCAGTCGATATTTACGCTACTATAGAGAGGGTGTATAATCATTTTTCGATATTCACTGTTAGGGTTGCATCACTTATGGAATATGGTGAGTTTGTGAATGCAACATACCATGATCTCTTGAATAGTGTAAAAA
Proteins encoded in this region:
- the LOC121918235 gene encoding uncharacterized protein LOC121918235; amino-acid sequence: MNRQLKYALVVFVRIIKIEGMATNPKRRTKFKEQYTREFPSIKRGRTEFEVTCILCNAYISISHGGRNDITSHLATTKHMNAAKCASASKQLTSFFAPGKPEVKKVALAEVTFAFHTVKHHQSYNSTSCTSKLMSEIFGDSEIAKTFSSSKTKTEAVVNNVISPLIQAELKKSLDKCGFIGVSTDASNHNYHKIFPVIVQYFDKEEGVQSKLLELVELQNETSDTVSEYLHSVVVRQGIDGKISSFGGDNTNTNFGGLSRKGTNNVFTKLQSKLGRTVVECPAHILHNSIQVGVRDLSVDIYATIERVYNHFSIFTVRVASLMEYGEFVNATYHDLLNSVKN